From the genome of Brevibacterium sp. JSBI002, one region includes:
- a CDS encoding D-serine ammonia-lyase, translated as MTDLPDELSTDEIIRSLASGAPTTWLRSTGTEAALPEFGEVMDSAAARFDRFASWFATTFPETATVPAELASAFPETDGGMIESALVPAPAAQHRLVDLFGSEITGQLWLKRDDSLPVSGSIKARGGFHEVLEFAEAIAAEHGVDAHDPAAYSSRRFSEIAANHRIVVGSTGNLGLSIGILSARLGFAASVHMSADAREWKKTMLRDHGVGVIEHAGDFVEAVEAGRASAEADENTHFVDDEDSVSLFAGYSVAALRLQQQFAAAGVTIDEQNPLTVYLPCGIGGGPGGVTFGLKRVFGPAVRCVFVEPSQAPAMFLGVRTGRHSGISVQDIGLTGATAADGLAVARPSRFIGPTIGPLISGFATVPDEVIRAGVGVLHETEGVDVEPSATAGLTIPWRMGTATGETSAGVHLVWLTGGAMVPADERAAYLDEGRGLVDRISSTASAIFTD; from the coding sequence ATGACCGACCTGCCTGACGAACTCAGCACCGACGAGATCATCCGATCCCTGGCATCGGGTGCCCCGACCACGTGGCTCCGCTCCACCGGCACCGAGGCGGCCCTGCCCGAATTCGGCGAGGTCATGGATTCCGCGGCGGCCCGGTTCGACCGCTTCGCCTCCTGGTTCGCGACGACCTTCCCCGAGACGGCGACCGTTCCGGCCGAGCTCGCGTCGGCGTTCCCCGAAACCGACGGCGGAATGATCGAATCGGCCCTGGTCCCGGCGCCGGCGGCGCAGCATCGCCTCGTTGATCTGTTCGGGTCCGAAATCACCGGACAGCTGTGGCTCAAGCGCGACGACTCCCTGCCGGTGAGCGGGTCGATCAAGGCCCGCGGCGGCTTCCACGAGGTGCTCGAATTCGCCGAGGCGATCGCCGCCGAGCATGGAGTCGACGCTCATGATCCCGCCGCCTATTCGAGTCGTCGGTTCAGTGAGATCGCTGCGAACCACCGCATCGTCGTGGGCTCGACCGGCAACCTCGGACTGTCGATCGGGATCCTGAGCGCTCGCCTCGGCTTTGCCGCCTCGGTGCATATGTCCGCCGATGCCCGCGAATGGAAGAAGACGATGCTGCGCGACCACGGGGTCGGCGTCATCGAACACGCCGGCGACTTCGTCGAAGCCGTCGAAGCTGGACGAGCCTCGGCAGAAGCCGACGAGAACACGCACTTCGTCGACGACGAGGACTCCGTGAGCCTCTTCGCCGGATATTCGGTGGCAGCCCTGCGTCTCCAGCAGCAGTTCGCCGCCGCCGGAGTGACCATCGACGAGCAGAATCCGCTCACCGTCTACCTGCCGTGCGGAATCGGAGGCGGTCCCGGGGGAGTGACCTTCGGGCTGAAGCGGGTCTTCGGCCCTGCGGTGCGCTGCGTCTTCGTCGAACCGAGCCAGGCACCGGCGATGTTCCTCGGCGTGCGCACCGGTCGGCACAGCGGCATCTCCGTGCAGGACATCGGCCTGACCGGAGCCACCGCCGCCGACGGACTGGCAGTCGCCCGACCCTCACGCTTCATCGGACCGACGATCGGGCCGCTCATCTCCGGTTTCGCCACGGTCCCCGACGAGGTCATCCGGGCCGGAGTCGGCGTGCTCCACGAGACCGAAGGCGTCGATGTCGAACCCTCGGCAACCGCCGGGCTGACCATTCCGTGGCGGATGGGAACTGCAACGGGCGAAACTTCCGCGGGCGTCCACCTGGTGTGGCTCACCGGTGGGGCGATGGTCCCCGCCGACGAACGTGCCGCCTACCTCGACGAAGGACGAGGGCTCGTGGACCGGATCAGCAGCACCGCCTCGGCGATCTTCACCGACTGA
- a CDS encoding TetR/AcrR family transcriptional regulator yields the protein MDDINGPQSGYGRGNGRFLPLVPSQAPLRADAQRNRRKILDAATDLVADKGVDGLTMDELARRAGVGKGTLYRNFTDKPGIASALLDDRVRDMHARMLQGPPPLGPGAPGSERLSAFVDAYLRHIAGNLDLVLLTESSSPKGRFDRQSYPFWRRHVEILIAEIWAAGTSEPSNSDPSDLIGIRAEAVMAVLSAAQLDQWLNRQGRTLEELIPQIQAIASAIAAR from the coding sequence CCTCTGGTTCCCTCGCAGGCCCCTCTGCGCGCCGATGCGCAGCGCAATCGTCGGAAGATCCTCGATGCCGCGACCGACCTCGTGGCTGACAAGGGAGTGGACGGGCTGACGATGGATGAGCTGGCCCGGCGAGCGGGTGTCGGCAAGGGCACTCTCTACCGCAACTTCACCGACAAGCCTGGGATTGCCTCGGCTCTGCTCGACGACCGGGTCCGGGACATGCACGCCCGCATGCTCCAGGGCCCGCCGCCGCTGGGACCGGGCGCTCCGGGCAGCGAGCGCCTCAGCGCTTTCGTCGATGCATACCTGCGTCACATCGCCGGCAACCTCGACCTCGTCCTGCTCACCGAGAGCAGCTCGCCGAAAGGCCGGTTCGACCGGCAGAGCTACCCGTTCTGGCGACGCCACGTGGAGATCCTCATCGCCGAAATATGGGCAGCTGGGACCTCCGAGCCATCAAACTCGGACCCGTCCGATCTGATCGGGATACGCGCCGAGGCGGTCATGGCAGTTCTGTCCGCCGCGCAGCTCGATCAGTGGCTGAACAGGCAGGGCCGCACCCTCGAGGAACTCATTCCGCAGATCCAGGCGATCGCCTCCGCCATCGCCGCTCGGTAG
- a CDS encoding LysR family transcriptional regulator — protein MIDPRLHVLRVLAEVGTLTEAAHRLGYTPSAVSHQLRGLSKDLGVRIVEPRGRGLVLTRAGQLLLERSQELFTRWEEIRGELDGLGTGLDTRTRRLRLCGFSTAAAVLLPPTALTVMERFPGAEVTIIEADPEECFDLLISDHADVAVVVATDPLPPRSDPRFEQSALFSDRLDLLVPVGHRLAEKSTVALSEAAEESWILDRAGSPYHRLVRTACAAAGFQPEQAHQSREWETGASLVSAGLGVALIPRLARLPDGFDVVRVPLRGDPVPSRKILSGIRRGSGAQPIIASALEVLREAAETAAPQGARPSRPAAGAACAASSRQRW, from the coding sequence ATGATCGATCCGCGTCTCCACGTCCTTCGGGTCCTTGCCGAAGTCGGCACCCTCACCGAGGCGGCACACCGCCTCGGATACACCCCTTCAGCCGTATCGCACCAGCTCAGAGGCCTGTCGAAAGATCTCGGCGTGCGCATCGTCGAACCGCGCGGTCGCGGACTCGTCCTCACCCGCGCCGGTCAGCTCCTCCTCGAACGCTCTCAGGAGCTCTTCACCAGGTGGGAGGAGATCCGAGGCGAGCTCGACGGCCTCGGCACCGGCCTCGACACGCGCACCAGACGGCTGCGCCTGTGCGGCTTCTCCACTGCCGCGGCCGTGCTGCTTCCACCGACGGCTCTGACCGTGATGGAGCGATTCCCGGGCGCCGAGGTCACGATCATCGAAGCCGACCCCGAGGAGTGCTTCGACCTTCTGATCTCCGACCATGCCGATGTCGCCGTGGTCGTGGCCACCGACCCGCTGCCGCCGCGCAGCGATCCCCGTTTCGAGCAGTCGGCGCTGTTCAGCGATCGCCTCGATCTGCTGGTTCCCGTCGGACACCGCCTGGCCGAGAAGTCGACGGTGGCACTGAGCGAGGCCGCCGAGGAGTCCTGGATCCTCGACCGGGCGGGTTCGCCGTATCACCGTCTGGTGCGCACGGCGTGTGCGGCTGCCGGTTTCCAACCGGAACAGGCCCATCAGTCTCGGGAGTGGGAGACGGGTGCGTCGTTGGTTTCGGCGGGACTCGGGGTCGCGCTCATTCCTCGCCTGGCACGCCTGCCGGACGGCTTCGATGTGGTGCGCGTGCCGCTGCGCGGTGATCCGGTGCCGTCGCGGAAGATCCTCTCCGGTATCCGCCGCGGTTCGGGCGCTCAGCCGATCATCGCCTCGGCGTTGGAGGTCCTCCGGGAGGCTGCTGAAACGGCGGCTCCCCAGGGGGCGCGACCATCCAGACCTGCCGCGGGTGCAGCCTGCGCCGCTTCCTCGCGACAACGGTGGTGA
- a CDS encoding FAD-binding oxidoreductase, with translation MSTATPSETAQFTDLIARLSPGALTTDPDVIDAHSSDEALFCPREGAIALVRAASVEDVQEVMRFATAHRIPVVPQGARSGISGGANASPGAILLNVSKMKDVVAVNEAERLVTVQPGIINQDLKDHLAPFGLSYPPDPGSVALSSIGGNIATNAGGLCCVKYGVTRDYVRSLKVVLADGTLTTLGPQTAKGVAGLDMRHLFVGSEGTLGIVVEATLRLVPALPDPFTAIATFPDERSGLQTVADFMADGGVPSLFEFLDGSSLRMLNDYGDFGLDSDAGAMLIMQVDDNPTDAEAAMSTFAEVAERCGALDVAYSDDPSDSAAFITARRMIQPAYEKFAHAHGGGQLLDDVCLPRTAVPEFCDWLTELRASSGLEIALVAHAGDGNMHPSIFFDSSDEAETAKAEEVFAEIMRVGIELGGTITGEHGVGFLKRTWLANELDEGSKRIQRAVKEALDPLGILNPGKMLAEI, from the coding sequence TTGTCCACTGCCACACCGTCGGAAACCGCCCAGTTCACCGACCTCATCGCCCGACTGAGCCCGGGCGCGCTGACCACGGACCCCGATGTCATCGACGCCCACTCCAGCGACGAAGCCCTGTTCTGTCCGCGGGAAGGGGCGATCGCCCTGGTCAGGGCCGCCTCGGTGGAAGACGTCCAAGAGGTCATGCGGTTCGCCACCGCGCATCGGATCCCGGTCGTCCCGCAGGGGGCCCGGTCCGGGATCTCAGGAGGAGCGAACGCCTCACCAGGCGCGATCCTGCTCAACGTGTCGAAGATGAAGGACGTCGTGGCCGTCAACGAGGCCGAACGCCTCGTCACCGTCCAACCGGGCATCATCAACCAGGACCTCAAGGACCATCTCGCCCCGTTCGGGCTGTCCTATCCGCCGGACCCCGGCTCGGTGGCACTGTCGTCCATCGGTGGAAACATCGCCACGAACGCCGGCGGACTGTGCTGCGTGAAATACGGTGTGACCAGGGATTATGTCCGGTCACTCAAGGTCGTTCTGGCGGACGGAACGCTCACCACGCTCGGCCCGCAGACGGCCAAGGGCGTGGCCGGGCTCGATATGCGCCACCTCTTCGTCGGCTCCGAAGGTACCTTGGGCATCGTCGTCGAGGCGACCCTGCGCCTCGTGCCCGCCCTGCCCGATCCGTTCACCGCGATCGCGACCTTTCCGGATGAGCGCAGCGGACTGCAGACCGTCGCCGACTTCATGGCCGACGGCGGAGTGCCGAGCCTCTTCGAATTCCTCGACGGATCCTCTCTGCGCATGCTCAACGACTACGGCGACTTCGGCCTCGACAGCGACGCCGGCGCGATGCTCATCATGCAGGTCGACGACAACCCGACCGATGCGGAGGCAGCGATGTCGACCTTCGCCGAGGTGGCCGAACGCTGCGGTGCCCTCGACGTTGCGTACTCGGACGATCCGAGCGACTCGGCGGCCTTCATCACCGCGCGGCGGATGATCCAGCCGGCATATGAGAAGTTCGCGCACGCCCACGGCGGCGGTCAGCTGCTCGACGATGTGTGCCTGCCGCGGACGGCCGTGCCGGAGTTCTGTGACTGGCTCACCGAGCTGCGGGCATCGTCCGGTCTCGAGATCGCCCTCGTCGCCCACGCCGGTGATGGCAATATGCACCCGTCGATCTTCTTCGACTCCTCCGATGAGGCGGAGACAGCGAAGGCTGAAGAAGTGTTCGCGGAGATCATGCGCGTCGGCATCGAGCTCGGCGGGACGATCACCGGTGAGCACGGAGTCGGTTTCCTCAAGCGCACATGGCTGGCGAACGAACTCGATGAAGGGTCGAAGCGGATCCAGCGAGCCGTGAAAGAAGCGCTCGACCCGCTGGGCATCCTCAACCCGGGGAAGATGCTCGCCGAGATCTGA
- a CDS encoding APC family permease translates to MTADGRSDSETQTSAPEATAASARGGSLKRTIGLSELVFFGLVFIGPAAAVGVFGTLDARSGGAVALVYIVATIVMAFTAVSYMRMSREVPRAGTVFAYASAGIGKPAGFIAGWMILLDYLFIPSVAYLFTGIALNSIFPALPVWVFVAVAVVLTTGLNLAGVKVASRVITGVVLAEVAVLALVLVLGIAYLVQHEPTRGWLTPLTGVDAFSVTAVLAAVSVAVLSYLGFDSLATFSEEAKGGPRIVGRATLICLVLAGVFFVAQTWVGSLLSPLTPSELQADPALEGAAYYSAVDSTLGPWLHWLLALAKAVGAAFSAMIGQAAGSRILMDMGRSRQVPKFLAEVAPKTGVPWKGILVAAGGNVIVAGWAATRADGLDQLTSIVNVGALTAFIFLQASVVGYFLVKKQGSEAPNGFNHGVIPVIGAGLLIAVLVSANPLALVIGAIWLVIGIAVFAVNNRRRIHD, encoded by the coding sequence ATGACTGCCGACGGCCGGTCCGACAGCGAAACTCAGACTTCCGCACCCGAGGCCACAGCCGCCTCGGCGCGGGGTGGGAGCCTCAAACGGACGATCGGTCTGAGCGAGCTCGTCTTCTTCGGACTCGTCTTCATCGGTCCCGCGGCCGCAGTCGGCGTATTCGGCACCCTCGATGCCCGCTCGGGCGGGGCCGTGGCACTCGTCTACATCGTCGCGACGATCGTCATGGCCTTCACCGCGGTCAGCTATATGCGCATGTCACGGGAGGTTCCCCGCGCGGGCACGGTCTTCGCCTACGCCTCGGCGGGCATCGGGAAACCGGCCGGCTTCATCGCCGGGTGGATGATCCTCCTCGACTATCTCTTCATCCCCTCGGTCGCCTACCTGTTCACCGGGATCGCCCTGAACTCGATCTTCCCGGCCCTGCCCGTCTGGGTGTTCGTGGCCGTCGCCGTCGTCCTCACCACCGGACTCAACCTCGCCGGGGTCAAGGTCGCCTCCCGTGTGATCACCGGAGTCGTCCTCGCCGAGGTGGCGGTCCTCGCCCTGGTCCTCGTCCTCGGCATCGCCTACCTCGTCCAGCATGAGCCGACGCGGGGATGGCTGACCCCGCTGACCGGGGTCGATGCGTTCTCCGTGACCGCGGTGCTCGCGGCAGTGTCCGTGGCTGTGCTGTCGTATCTCGGCTTCGATTCGCTCGCGACGTTCTCCGAGGAGGCCAAGGGCGGGCCGCGGATCGTCGGCCGAGCCACGCTCATCTGCCTCGTGCTAGCCGGCGTCTTCTTCGTCGCGCAGACCTGGGTGGGCAGTCTGCTCTCACCGTTGACCCCATCCGAGCTGCAGGCCGATCCCGCGCTCGAGGGAGCCGCCTACTACAGCGCCGTCGACTCGACGCTCGGCCCGTGGCTGCACTGGCTGCTCGCCTTGGCCAAGGCCGTGGGCGCGGCCTTCTCCGCGATGATCGGTCAGGCCGCCGGTTCCCGCATCCTCATGGACATGGGACGATCCCGTCAGGTTCCGAAATTCCTCGCCGAGGTGGCCCCGAAGACCGGTGTTCCGTGGAAGGGAATCCTCGTGGCCGCCGGCGGCAATGTGATCGTGGCCGGGTGGGCGGCGACCCGTGCCGATGGTCTCGACCAGCTGACCTCGATCGTCAACGTCGGGGCGCTGACGGCATTCATCTTCCTTCAGGCCTCGGTGGTCGGATACTTCCTCGTGAAGAAGCAGGGCAGCGAGGCTCCCAACGGGTTCAACCACGGCGTCATTCCGGTCATCGGCGCCGGTCTGCTCATCGCCGTGCTCGTCAGCGCGAATCCTCTGGCCCTGGTCATCGGCGCGATCTGGCTCGTCATCGGCATTGCGGTGTTCGCGGTGAACAACCGGCGGCGAATCCACGATTGA
- a CDS encoding hybrid-cluster NAD(P)-dependent oxidoreductase, with amino-acid sequence MRYRHSTFAQAASAPVSKATFRVPTRGRRPALAAAVESAFDTAAPPAFDTAVETALAAPVDRVPAESDGPVLAELQLDPELLTGPVEVTGITQVTHDVKTFELRAGWMTAVDFAPGQYVTMRIPELGLERCYSISSAPFGTNIFTVTVKRVAGGAVSTHLHENVRVGDQLHVDGPYGLFSTSFHQAERHLFLSAGSGITPIMSMVRSLLARQGGLGTDIVFVHSASTPADIIFRAELEQLAEVAGVSVTILCSRDSEAETWAGRRGRIDASTLAEVVPDAADRETFLCGPGSYMNAVRPLLAEAGVPSARTHEESFVFATSPADRLAKAGARAKGAETGAVGVTGVSHAVEFRVSGRVVDCDESTTVLDSALDAGLSVPSSCSEGACGTCKSVLVSGEVEMKHAGGIRPKEIAAGKFLPCCSTPLTDIVVDR; translated from the coding sequence ATGAGGTACCGCCATTCGACATTCGCCCAGGCTGCATCCGCGCCCGTGAGCAAGGCGACGTTCCGAGTGCCCACTCGGGGCAGGCGACCCGCACTCGCGGCCGCCGTAGAGTCGGCCTTCGATACGGCCGCCCCGCCGGCCTTCGATACGGCAGTCGAGACCGCGCTCGCCGCGCCGGTCGACCGGGTGCCCGCTGAATCGGATGGCCCGGTGCTCGCCGAACTTCAGCTCGACCCGGAACTGCTCACCGGCCCCGTCGAGGTCACCGGCATCACCCAGGTGACCCACGACGTGAAGACCTTCGAGCTGCGGGCGGGATGGATGACCGCCGTTGACTTCGCGCCGGGTCAGTATGTGACGATGCGCATCCCCGAGCTCGGCCTCGAGCGCTGCTATTCGATCTCCTCGGCGCCCTTCGGCACGAACATCTTCACCGTCACGGTCAAGCGCGTGGCCGGGGGAGCGGTGTCGACTCATCTGCACGAGAACGTGCGGGTCGGCGATCAGCTGCACGTGGACGGGCCGTACGGGCTGTTCAGCACGAGCTTTCACCAGGCCGAACGTCACCTCTTCCTCTCCGCGGGCTCCGGAATCACCCCGATCATGTCGATGGTGCGCAGCCTGCTGGCCAGACAGGGAGGGCTGGGCACCGACATCGTCTTCGTCCACAGCGCCTCGACGCCGGCCGACATCATCTTCCGCGCCGAGCTCGAACAGCTCGCTGAGGTCGCCGGAGTCAGCGTCACCATCCTGTGCTCCAGGGATTCCGAGGCTGAGACCTGGGCCGGTCGGCGGGGTCGGATCGATGCGTCCACCCTCGCCGAGGTGGTCCCTGACGCGGCCGACCGCGAAACTTTCCTGTGCGGGCCGGGTTCGTATATGAATGCGGTGAGGCCCCTACTCGCCGAGGCAGGGGTGCCGTCGGCACGGACGCATGAGGAATCTTTCGTCTTCGCCACGTCACCTGCCGATCGTCTGGCCAAGGCCGGTGCGAGGGCCAAGGGCGCCGAGACTGGTGCCGTCGGAGTCACCGGGGTCAGCCATGCGGTCGAGTTCAGGGTCTCCGGACGCGTGGTCGACTGCGATGAGTCCACGACCGTCCTCGACTCTGCTCTGGACGCCGGACTGTCCGTGCCCTCATCCTGCTCGGAAGGCGCGTGCGGAACCTGCAAGTCCGTGCTCGTCAGCGGCGAAGTCGAGATGAAGCATGCAGGCGGAATCCGGCCGAAGGAGATCGCCGCCGGAAAGTTCCTGCCCTGCTGCTCGACTCCGCTCACCGACATCGTCGTCGACAGGTGA
- a CDS encoding ABC transporter substrate-binding protein: MRRRQLLALSVLAPFALVACRSETDGEAGSGASGAADGIPNFTYSPEGYDGLTIELDRPAKRIAADFYSAAGLAQYGITPVAVFGFGQNESPGKAFDQEGVEVVGTDMELDIEALAVAEPDVLVAYGNEAGDGWTWWDEKVKGQVSELVPFVPVKLGGQSPDAMFAQYAAIAKALGKDTDTGAIADKRKAFDDARARIRGVAKKQNELTVLLANFTAEINYTSNSLGIAEMLSEDGLTLVGPDATGESSWAEVSWEKMSDYPADVVLGHDASTDYEDNPVYKSLPAVREDQLGTWDDKRAYTYDGYAKWLNELADVLDSAKKIVGN; this comes from the coding sequence ATGCGTCGTCGTCAGCTCCTTGCCCTGTCCGTTCTCGCCCCGTTCGCCCTCGTTGCCTGTCGATCTGAGACCGACGGTGAGGCGGGAAGCGGTGCTTCCGGTGCCGCGGACGGCATCCCGAACTTCACGTATTCGCCGGAGGGCTATGACGGACTGACGATCGAACTCGACCGTCCGGCGAAGCGCATCGCCGCGGACTTCTATTCGGCGGCCGGTCTCGCGCAGTACGGCATTACGCCGGTCGCGGTCTTCGGCTTCGGCCAGAACGAATCCCCGGGTAAGGCCTTTGACCAAGAAGGCGTCGAGGTCGTCGGCACCGATATGGAACTCGACATCGAAGCTCTCGCGGTCGCCGAGCCGGACGTCCTCGTCGCCTACGGCAATGAGGCCGGCGACGGGTGGACCTGGTGGGACGAGAAGGTGAAAGGCCAGGTCAGTGAGCTCGTGCCCTTCGTCCCCGTCAAACTCGGCGGGCAGAGCCCCGACGCGATGTTCGCTCAGTATGCGGCCATCGCGAAGGCATTGGGCAAGGACACGGACACCGGCGCCATCGCGGACAAGCGGAAGGCCTTCGACGACGCCCGGGCTCGCATCCGCGGCGTGGCGAAGAAGCAGAACGAACTGACAGTGTTGCTGGCGAACTTCACTGCCGAGATCAACTACACCTCGAACTCCTTGGGCATCGCCGAGATGCTCAGCGAGGACGGGCTCACCCTCGTCGGTCCCGACGCCACCGGAGAGAGCAGTTGGGCCGAAGTCTCCTGGGAGAAGATGTCGGACTACCCGGCCGACGTCGTCCTCGGCCACGACGCCTCGACCGACTACGAGGACAACCCGGTGTACAAGAGCCTGCCCGCTGTCAGGGAGGACCAGCTCGGCACCTGGGACGACAAACGTGCCTATACCTATGACGGCTACGCGAAATGGCTGAACGAACTCGCCGACGTCCTCGACTCCGCGAAGAAGATCGTGGGGAACTGA
- a CDS encoding siderophore-interacting protein produces the protein MSRAPIGAFEAEVLAVEDLSPSFRRVTFGGAGLADFGPNTHPLDLRIKLVIPPLQAAAPQFDLPAFLHEQEAAGVSWYQAWLQVDPAKRGAMRTYTVREWNDAERRLVIDMVLHTDEHGHSGPAAQWAEFAEVGHRLHIIGPSRASETPCAGIEFAPGDAHQILLAGDETAVPAIASILDSLKDSQAQGKAVLEVPSAEDIIDITAPTGFEIEWLPRGEADFGQLLEPAVREAVRSETRIPVGAGPAGSAGGPDGQVRELDDVNIDEEILWDVPAALTEAAQGSSSATEKDDRPFYAWIAGEAGPVKRLRRYLVQEVGVDRKQIAFMGYWRQGKAEG, from the coding sequence GTGTCACGAGCCCCCATCGGTGCCTTCGAAGCAGAGGTCCTCGCCGTCGAAGATCTCAGCCCGTCCTTCCGCCGGGTGACGTTCGGTGGTGCCGGACTGGCGGACTTCGGCCCGAACACACACCCGCTCGACCTGCGGATCAAACTCGTCATCCCACCGCTGCAGGCAGCCGCACCGCAGTTCGATCTGCCCGCTTTCCTCCACGAGCAGGAAGCCGCCGGAGTCTCCTGGTACCAGGCCTGGCTGCAGGTCGATCCCGCCAAGCGCGGAGCGATGCGCACCTACACCGTGCGGGAATGGAACGATGCCGAGCGTCGACTCGTCATCGACATGGTCCTCCATACCGATGAACATGGCCATTCGGGTCCTGCCGCCCAGTGGGCCGAATTCGCCGAGGTGGGACACCGTCTCCATATCATCGGACCTTCCCGCGCCTCGGAGACGCCGTGCGCCGGGATCGAATTCGCCCCCGGCGATGCTCACCAGATCCTGCTCGCCGGCGACGAGACGGCTGTGCCCGCCATCGCCTCGATCCTCGATTCACTCAAGGACAGCCAGGCGCAGGGCAAGGCCGTTCTCGAAGTCCCGAGCGCCGAGGACATCATCGACATCACCGCTCCCACCGGCTTCGAGATCGAATGGCTGCCACGCGGGGAGGCCGACTTCGGTCAGCTCCTCGAACCTGCCGTCCGCGAGGCGGTGCGGTCGGAGACCCGGATCCCCGTCGGAGCCGGACCGGCAGGGTCGGCCGGCGGGCCGGATGGTCAGGTCCGGGAACTCGACGATGTCAACATCGACGAAGAGATCCTCTGGGACGTTCCCGCGGCCCTCACCGAGGCGGCTCAAGGCAGTTCGAGTGCCACGGAGAAGGACGACCGTCCCTTCTATGCCTGGATCGCCGGAGAGGCAGGACCGGTCAAGCGTCTGCGTCGCTATCTCGTCCAGGAAGTCGGAGTCGACCGCAAGCAGATCGCGTTCATGGGCTACTGGCGTCAGGGCAAAGCCGAAGGCTGA
- a CDS encoding aromatic ring-hydroxylating oxygenase subunit alpha, protein MTLAPEQKRTDSSTSGPAGSGAAAGSGGHGRTDIDRLIDERVPGYSLAAPFYISPEFFARDIEAIFASTWIFVASAAEVPEPGDYLTVDIGAYSVIVIRDDDGEIRAHHNVCRHRGTRLLNDLSGSVGNIVCGYHQWTYTPAGELISAGVQAPGFDRSCFSLRSVNLRIIGGLIFICLSPTPPDDIDEVAEVIEPYLTGHDIAGTKVAAQSDLIEDSNWKLVMENNRECYHCEAGHPELTCSFFPTYGYEPDEIPKRLQPAYQRYLDAEDQLHADCDRNGLPYALVEELSGRPTGFRIERAALDGKGESYTMDGSAASAKLLGNLDTFVLGRASLHVQPNMWFHAMGDHVVTFSLLPLAEDKTLVRTTWLVHADAEEGVDYDLDNLTTVWLKTNEQDATFCERGHLGISSPAYVPGPYAPTESQVDDFVTWYIERLKAHREQRTVRFEGAERR, encoded by the coding sequence TTGACTCTGGCACCAGAGCAGAAGCGGACCGATTCCAGCACGAGCGGACCCGCTGGGTCGGGTGCGGCTGCCGGATCGGGCGGGCACGGCAGGACCGATATCGACCGACTCATCGACGAACGTGTGCCCGGCTATTCGCTGGCGGCACCGTTCTACATCAGCCCGGAGTTCTTCGCGCGCGATATCGAGGCGATCTTCGCCTCGACCTGGATCTTCGTTGCCTCTGCTGCCGAAGTGCCCGAGCCCGGTGACTATCTCACGGTCGACATCGGAGCCTACTCCGTCATCGTCATCCGCGATGACGACGGTGAGATCCGTGCCCACCACAATGTCTGCCGTCACCGGGGGACTCGGCTGCTCAATGATCTGTCCGGCTCGGTGGGCAACATCGTGTGCGGCTACCACCAATGGACCTACACCCCTGCCGGAGAGCTCATCTCTGCAGGCGTTCAAGCTCCTGGCTTCGACCGGAGCTGCTTCTCTCTGCGTTCCGTGAACCTCCGCATCATCGGCGGGCTCATCTTCATCTGCCTCAGCCCGACTCCGCCAGACGACATCGACGAGGTGGCCGAGGTCATCGAGCCCTATCTGACCGGGCATGACATCGCCGGGACGAAGGTGGCTGCGCAGAGTGACCTCATCGAGGACTCGAACTGGAAGCTCGTCATGGAGAACAACCGCGAGTGCTACCACTGCGAAGCCGGCCACCCGGAGCTGACGTGCTCGTTCTTCCCCACCTACGGCTACGAACCAGACGAGATTCCCAAGCGATTGCAGCCGGCGTACCAGCGGTACCTCGACGCCGAGGACCAGCTGCATGCCGACTGCGACCGCAACGGCCTGCCCTACGCCCTCGTCGAGGAGTTGAGCGGACGGCCCACCGGATTCCGGATCGAACGGGCAGCTCTCGACGGGAAGGGCGAGTCGTACACGATGGACGGATCGGCCGCCTCGGCGAAATTATTGGGCAACCTCGACACTTTCGTTCTGGGCCGGGCCTCGCTGCACGTGCAGCCGAACATGTGGTTCCACGCGATGGGCGACCACGTGGTGACGTTCAGCCTGCTGCCGCTCGCCGAGGACAAGACGCTGGTGCGCACGACCTGGCTCGTCCACGCCGATGCGGAGGAGGGCGTCGACTACGACCTCGACAACCTCACGACGGTGTGGCTCAAGACGAACGAACAGGACGCGACCTTCTGCGAACGCGGGCACCTGGGAATCTCGTCGCCGGCGTACGTGCCGGGGCCCTACGCACCCACCGAATCCCAGGTCGATGACTTCGTCACCTGGTACATCGAACGGCTCAAGGCCCATAGAGAACAACGAACCGTGCGGTTCGAAGGAGCTGAGCGACGATGA